From the genome of Bactrocera oleae isolate idBacOlea1 chromosome 2, idBacOlea1, whole genome shotgun sequence, one region includes:
- the IFT54 gene encoding TRAF3-interacting protein 1 translates to MGELDIAVIKLTQQTLGKYLKKPPLTEKLLTKPPFRFLHDIFNAVIKETGCFEGLYTVEELNSDNIKDRDDKMKFLQKMIDVIKITSNKPLAVRTSKIVAGQEPEKTNELLQLMGEVIEKKLDWKNSVEEVLNSKGTVKTTNTTKSNVNVKPVEKKNKDKVQEKSKDKEGKPKDTKAKDVKKLSKSTTPSTKSEKPVKRTPEPTHRSTEVREKNKHGKVMQEVSKDTKNKAGKNAEQSKPLKHRTDTKSKSPSPIKEKESTKNLTNIEATIAQNTDSLEFGPKVMEREVSSPNQISSKENQRRNSKVIGQEIMTSKNLLDSNSTIGMSTRIMDASIDVGSSNLTLNINTETMNESNGVESRKSSAGPKRASANSRRSSAKTALREELETQKPEPKNDKKNNNENLDANILKKTVDETLEANLRQKQEEEPVQSSVTQSQTPKTIQKKSPTQTPTAVPTPAQSTPAEVRRESTFTRENSRDSSSINTTNRPRTSLRPPSARPASARPGAPRRRDRNVEIVLQPNDQVKLSGINVKLESFGDLDDDGENLVVIEDANTVNIAESAKEMMRVDVTDMGSKLEQQGHLVQQILETQKEFMQQQNGNSSVERNEKDIELTNNSAVRQSSARQMNSLRDIIQNLTKSVNPFGKLMDFIPEDIDAMQLELTMWRDTYTQVANELRREKSLTESATEPMKEQLVQIEANIKEFMEMIDASRMKILQNSEKILKMLAEQ, encoded by the exons ATGGGAGAACTGGACATAGCTGTGATAAAATTGACCCAGCAAACACTAGGCAAATATCTGAAGAAACCACCCTTAACGGAGAAGTTGCTAACAAAGCCACCTTTTCGCTTTCTGCACGATATCTTTAATGCT GTCATTAAAGAAACAGGTTGTTTTGAGGGTTTGTACACGGTCGAGGAGCTAAATTCTGATAACATCAAAGATCGTGACGACAAGATGAAGTTTCTGCAGAAGATGATTGATGTTATAA AAATTACATCGAATAAACCTCTTGCTGTACGGACCTCAAAAATAGTGGCAGGTCAAGAACCGGAAAAGACCAATGAGCTACTTCAACTAATGGGTGAGGTGATAGAAAAGAAATTAGACTGGAAAAATTCTGTCGAAGAAGTTCTAAACAGCAAAGGGACAGTGAAGACAACAAATACTACAAAGTCGAACGTCAATGTAAAACCTGTTGAAAAAAAGAATAAAGATAAGGTTCAAGAAAAGTCCAAAGATAAAGAAGGCAAACCAAAGGATACCAAAGCGAAGGATGTCAAAAAACTATCTAAATCAACCACGCCTTCGACCAAATCTGAAAAACCGGTTAAACGAACTCCAGAACCAACACACAGATCTACGGAAGTTCGCGAGAAAAATAAGCACGGTAAAGTGATGCAGGAAGTATCTAAAGATACAAAGAATAAGGCTGGAAAGAATGCTGAACAATCCAAGCCTCTAAAGCATAGAACTGACACTAAATCCAAAAGTCCATCGCCGATAAAAGAAAAAGAATCTACTAAAAATTTGACAAACATAGAGGCTACGATCGCCCAAAATACCGACTCCTTAGAATTTGGACCGAAAGTAATGGAGAGAGAAGTATCGTCACCTAATCAAATTAGCTCAAAAGAAAATCAGCGACGTAACAGCAAGGTTATCGGTCAAGAAATAATGACGTCTAAAAATTTATTGGATAGTAATTCTACAATAGGTATGAGTACAAGGATAATGGACGCCTCCATCGACGTTGGAAGTAGTAATTTAACATTGAATATAAATACAGAGACTATGAATGAATCAAATGGtgtggaaagtcgaaaatctTCGGCGGGACCTAAAAGAGCATCTGCAAATAGTCGAAGATCAAGCGCCAAAACAGCGTTACGTGAAGAGCTCGAAACTCAAAAACCAGAACCCAAAAACGATAAGaagaataataatgaaaatttagacgcgaatatattaaagaaaacagTAGATGAAACTTTGGAAGCGAATCTGCGACAAAAGCAGGAAGAAGAACCTGTACAAAGTTCGGTCACACAATCACAAACACCAAAAACGATACAAAAGAAAAGTCCCACACAAACGCCAACTGCGGTGCCAACCCCAGCGCAATCTACACCGGCCGAAGTGCGACGCGAGTCAACATTTACACGTGAAAACTCTCGCGACAGCAGCAGCATTAACACAACTAATCGGCCACGGACTTCATTGCGTCCACCGAGTGCACGACCCGCCTCAGCACGTCCCGGTGCGCCACGCAGACGCGATCGTAATGTAGAGATAGTATTGCAGCCCAACGATCAAGTGAAATTATCCGGTATCAACGTAAAATTAGAATCTTTCGGCGACTTAGATGATGACGGTGAGAATTTAGTTGTTATTGAGGATGCCAATACGGTCAATATTGCCGAATCCGCGAAAGAAATGATGCGTGTCGATGTTACCGACATGGGAAGTAAATTAGAACAACAGGGACATCTAGTACAACAGATACTCGAGACGCAAAAGGAATTTATGCAGCAACAAAATGGAAATAGTTCCGTCGAACGCAATGAGAAA gaTATAGAATTGACCAACAATTCAGCTGTACGTCAAAGTTCGGCGCGCCAAATGAATAGTCTGCGTGACATTATACAAAATTTGACCAAGTCGGTAAACCCATTTGGCAAGTTAATGGATTTCATACCTGAAGATATCGATGCCATGCAATTGGAGCTGACCATGTGGCGAGACACGTACACACAAGTGGCCAATGAGCTTAGGCGCGAAAAAAG CCTCACTGAGTCAGCTACGGAGCCGATGAAAGAACAACTTGTGCAAATTGAAGCGAATATCAAGGAGTTTATGGAAATGATCGATGCGAGTCGtatgaaaattttgcaaaattctgaaaaaatattaaaaatgcttgcagaacaataa
- the su(Hw) gene encoding protein suppressor of hairy wing: MGDSNKKSSPKVKVPVNQTSPNNTVKILNDRASKRAKPTSTESSPPLKHVKLSIGKSKITVESNDDMDHYVLKTIKDEASLEGGETIAFVLNEEPKDVTSAAGEVAEELQISEEEADDTDGKTDVMEHVCGKCYKTFRRFSGLKNHMEFCRYDSGYHLRKNEMLKNLDKIEKDAITMEKKDVCFCCGESYDTFHLGHINCPDCPKSFKSQMSYERHIFITHSEFDTYPCSICNAKLRSDNLLKLHEEQHKNRGKPFACKICGKDFTRAYHLKRHQKYSSCSATGNDSMKCKVCDKAFFRLDNLRAHLRQHLGTHVTKKPEYRCPQCKNCFYSLSTLNIHTRTHTGERPFDCDLCEKKFPTLIALKKHRRYHTGEKPYTCSVCNQSFAVKEVLNRHMKRHTGERPHTCPDCNKSFIQASQLRSHARTHILPFECSECDQKFKTQKHLDKHKKTHIKKCYECNNTFTDQSQLEDHMANFVHKTKKAVTRKSTRRSRTNCNVCDQDFSTVKNLQFHILKVHEMDPEDFVNEKPKENETIKTSENVYKIEGGTSNEIQILSETEGNAAIMAAGSMNSKEIYNNNEGSKGGLVVKEFIVNDVPAAEETEMVLHDEAYTVIPLDGDGPIETVTAVTMSPINISAEVKKERRKSLAESLAVAIGTDTVTLKEPIQLNEEDMKLKENVRKLLDMLVDNKTLKKFGWPTNSEENVLCRVIENCGYNLTKDAETYRECDYATRMREYVKLLFTVVIHNDSIKELLNNYPIDEVVEYVLGNDDDEDDDGDNDKDDDNSNMKN; encoded by the exons atGGGGGATTCCAACAAAAAATCAAGCCCTAAGGTCAAAGTACCTGTGAACCAAACAAGTCCAAACAACACTGTAAAAATCTTGAATGATCGCGCCTCAAAACGTGCGAAACCAACCAGTACGGAATCTAGTCCACCGTTAAAGCATGTGAAGCTTTCTAttggaaaaagtaaaattactGTTGAAAGTAATGATGACATGGACCACTATGTATTGAAAACCATAAAAGACGAGGCCAGTTTGGAGGGTGGGGAAACAATAGCTTTTGTATTAAATGAGGAGCCAAAAGATGTTACGAGCGCTGCTGGAGAAGTAGCTGAGGAGCTCCAAATTAGCGAGGAGGAAGCCGATGATACTGATGGGAAAACTGATGTAATGGAACATGTTTGCGGCAAGTGCTACAAAACTTTTAGACGATTCAGT GGTCTcaaaaatcatatggaattttgTCGTTACGATAGTGGTTATCATTTGCGCAAAAATGAAATGCTAAAAAATCTTGATAAAATCGAAAAAGATGCTATCACTATGGAGAAAAAAGATGTCTGCTTTTGTTGTGGCGAAAGTTATGACACATTCCAT TTGGGGCACATTAATTGCCCTGATTGTCCAAAGTCCTTCAAATCGCAAATGAGCTATGAACGCCACATTTTCATTACACACTCCGAATTCGACACCTACCCATGTTCAATTTGTAATGCAAAACTGCGCAGcgataatttattaaaactcCACGAAGAGCAGCATAAAAATCGAGGAAAACCGTTTGCATGTAAAATATGTGGAAAAGACTTTACTCGCGCGTACCACCTTAAACGGCATCAGAAGTATTCATCTTGTTCAGCGACTGGAAATGACTCCATGAAGTGTAAAGTCTGCGATAAGGCTTTCTTTCGGTTGGATAATCTTCGTGCTCATCTAAGGCAGCATTTGGGTACACACGTTACCAAGAAGCCTGAATATAGATGCCCACaatgtaaaaattgtttttacagcTTATCTACTTTAAA CATTCACACTCGGACGCATACCGGAGAGCGGCCTTTCGATTGCGATTTATGTGAGAAGAAATTCCCCACTTTAATTGCTCTGAAAAAACATCGCCGCTACCACACTGGTGAAAAACCTTACACATGTTCTGTG TGTAATCAATCGTTTGCTGTTAAGGAGGTGTTAAACCGGCACATGAAGCGCCACACGGGTGAAAGACCACATACCTGCCCGGATTGTAATAAAAGCTTTATTCAGGCATCACAGTTGCGAAGTCATGCACGAACGCATATTTTACCGTTCGAATGCTCAGAGTGCGATCAGAAATTCAAGACGCAAAAACA cctcGACAAGCACAAAAAGACTCACATCAAGAAATGTTACGAGTGCAATAATACTTTTACCGATCAGTCTCAACTGGAGGATCATATGGCAAATTTCGTGCATAAAA CTAAGAAAGCAGTTACGCGTAAATCCACGAGACGCAGTCGTACTAATTGCAATGTCTGCGATCAAGACTTCAGTACCgtgaaaaatttacaatttcacATCCTCAAAGTGCATGAGATGGATCCCGAAGATTTCGTTAATGAAAAACCGAAAGAAAACGAAACAATTAAAACTAGTGAAAACGTTTACAAAATCGAAGGAGGAACATCAAATGAAATCCAGATCCTTAGTGAAACAGAGGGTAATGCAGCCATTATGGCCGCTGGCAGTATGAACAGCAAagaaatttacaacaacaacgaaggcAGTAAAGGTGGTTTGGTTGTGAAAGAGTTCATCGTGAATGATGTACCTGCCGCTGAAGAAACAGAAATGGTCCTCCACGACGAAGCTTACACAGTTATACCACTAGACGGAGATGGTCCCATAGAAACAGTGACCGCTGTCACTATGAGTCCTATTAACATATCGGCAGAAGTTAAAAAAGAACGACGCAAATCATTAGCTGAATCACTGGCGGTGGCTATTGGTACAGACACCGTTACATTGAAAGAGCCAATACAATTGAATGAAGAAGATATGAAACTGAAGGAGAATGTCCGCAAATTACTGGATATGTTAGTCGATAACAAAACTTTAAAGAAATTCGGCTGGCCAACCAACAGCGAAGAGAAT GTTTTATGCCGTGTCATTGAAAATTGCGGATATAACTTAACAAAAGATGCAGAAACATATCGAGAATGTGATTACGCGACGAGAATGCGAGAATATGTTAAACTATTATTTACCGTAGTGATTCATAATGACTCCATAAAGGAGTTGTTAAATAATTATCCCATCGATGAGGTAGTTGAGTACGTGCTGGGTAACGATGACGACGAGGACGATGATGGTGATAACGATAAAGATGATGACAAtagtaatatgaaaaattag
- the red gene encoding GATA zinc finger domain-containing protein 14 isoform X2 has protein sequence MDDADYMMFNEKQSIRESARSLKKYGSTCCNHNLRNNETLIRHDVEKTDTLQGIALKYGCSTEQIRRANRLFASDSLFLRQFLLIPVDKSSPYYPKADENNPLQISSNNTVLQNNINSQNIVNSINATNTSNTTADPLGVFAAPTSCLDSANNPRPSTLPTRPYSIAGELLVQNSNDDVTLNNHSSSSNKQSKSLDSVVTMTPEEENRKCINEFLSKIDSTISESRKYVEKSKEMITSQSDNDLFVTTDFVQHRRNNHLNNSYKTNRQNQSNHQRNSSSGSTSDTAQLLNTTQTRHVQKSLKRLEKQQDEFFEL, from the exons ATGGATGATGCCGATTACATGATGTTTAACGAGAAGCAATCAATTCGCGAATCGGCGCGTTCACTCAAAAAATATGGTAGCACTTGCTGTAATCATAACTTAAGGAACAATGAGACGCTGATACGACATGACGTGGAGAAGACAGATACACTGCAGGGTATAGCGCTCAAATATGGATGTTCG ACGGAACAGATACGACGCGCCAATCGGCTCTTCGCCTCAGACAGTCTCTTCTTGCGCCAGTTTTTGTTAATCCCAGTGGATAAATCGTCGCCGTATTATCCCAAAGCGGATGAAAATAATCCATTACAAATTAGTTCCAACAATACTGTGctgcaaaataatataaattcgcAAAATATCGTGAATTCTATAAATGCTACAAATACGAGCAATACAACCGCTGATCCACTTGGCGTATTTGCAGCACCAACCAGTTGTCTTGACTCAGCAAATAATCCGCGTCCATCCACGCTGCCAACTCGTCCATACTCAATTGCCGGTGAATTATTAGTGCAAAACAGCAACGATGATGTCACGCTAAACAAtcacagcagcagcagtaaTAAACAGAGCAAATCGCTTGACTCTGTGGTGACTATGACGCCGGAGGAAGAAAATCGTAAATGCATAAACGAGTTCTTAAGTAAAATCGATTCAACTATCTCTGAGTCGAGAAAATATGTTGAGAAATCCAAAGA AATGATTACTAGCCAGAGTGACAACGATCTGTTTGTTACCACCGATTTTGTACAGCACAGGCGTAATAATCATTTGAATAATTCTTACAAAACGAATCGGCAAAATCAATCAAACCACCAACGGAACAGTTCTTCGGGCAGCACATCGGACACTGCGCAGCTGTTGAACACCACGCAAACTCGACACGTGCAAAAGTCACTGAAGCGACTAGAAAAACAGCAAGATGAATTCTTCGAATTGTAG
- the red gene encoding GATA zinc finger domain-containing protein 14 isoform X1 produces MDYIVKAYKDWKLHSQFHEIVPDMDDADYMMFNEKQSIRESARSLKKYGSTCCNHNLRNNETLIRHDVEKTDTLQGIALKYGCSTEQIRRANRLFASDSLFLRQFLLIPVDKSSPYYPKADENNPLQISSNNTVLQNNINSQNIVNSINATNTSNTTADPLGVFAAPTSCLDSANNPRPSTLPTRPYSIAGELLVQNSNDDVTLNNHSSSSNKQSKSLDSVVTMTPEEENRKCINEFLSKIDSTISESRKYVEKSKEMITSQSDNDLFVTTDFVQHRRNNHLNNSYKTNRQNQSNHQRNSSSGSTSDTAQLLNTTQTRHVQKSLKRLEKQQDEFFEL; encoded by the exons TTCCATGAGATCGTACCCGATATGGATGATGCCGATTACATGATGTTTAACGAGAAGCAATCAATTCGCGAATCGGCGCGTTCACTCAAAAAATATGGTAGCACTTGCTGTAATCATAACTTAAGGAACAATGAGACGCTGATACGACATGACGTGGAGAAGACAGATACACTGCAGGGTATAGCGCTCAAATATGGATGTTCG ACGGAACAGATACGACGCGCCAATCGGCTCTTCGCCTCAGACAGTCTCTTCTTGCGCCAGTTTTTGTTAATCCCAGTGGATAAATCGTCGCCGTATTATCCCAAAGCGGATGAAAATAATCCATTACAAATTAGTTCCAACAATACTGTGctgcaaaataatataaattcgcAAAATATCGTGAATTCTATAAATGCTACAAATACGAGCAATACAACCGCTGATCCACTTGGCGTATTTGCAGCACCAACCAGTTGTCTTGACTCAGCAAATAATCCGCGTCCATCCACGCTGCCAACTCGTCCATACTCAATTGCCGGTGAATTATTAGTGCAAAACAGCAACGATGATGTCACGCTAAACAAtcacagcagcagcagtaaTAAACAGAGCAAATCGCTTGACTCTGTGGTGACTATGACGCCGGAGGAAGAAAATCGTAAATGCATAAACGAGTTCTTAAGTAAAATCGATTCAACTATCTCTGAGTCGAGAAAATATGTTGAGAAATCCAAAGA AATGATTACTAGCCAGAGTGACAACGATCTGTTTGTTACCACCGATTTTGTACAGCACAGGCGTAATAATCATTTGAATAATTCTTACAAAACGAATCGGCAAAATCAATCAAACCACCAACGGAACAGTTCTTCGGGCAGCACATCGGACACTGCGCAGCTGTTGAACACCACGCAAACTCGACACGTGCAAAAGTCACTGAAGCGACTAGAAAAACAGCAAGATGAATTCTTCGAATTGTAG
- the LOC106615170 gene encoding palmitoyltransferase ZDHHC6: MSTILSGMWRFLHWGPLTALSIIKVITLTALYMNSMWWPPNASLGGFINQGLFLMLSSLATFNYVMATLTGPGLLPKKWKPKNPNDVDQLQFCKICQGYKAPRSHHCRKCNRCVKKMDHHCPWINHCVGWANHAYFTYFLTFAILGSFQASIILGFSFYRGVHRYWYLTHGYAHLATVQFTMATIIMTIIATGLAIGVVIALGMLLYIQLKSILKNQTSIEMWIVEKAIYRHYCNPDDDDFVYPYDLGWQENLRQVFSKRLVAAGQGIVWPVLEGCDQYTLTREQIAQKAEKRARTKTFRCIRPATGRFLPLFSQGLRVCLSPPCTDEARIRLEPGDVIKVTRFRQHWLFGERVVCDAELNMPDLQRKGPIRGWFPRRCAIELIQPEDYFDQSDDEADNGGYPQSELVTKSTTELNSIPNGVPNICNKSLVNGGSKPQSQNGQRKKNK, encoded by the exons ATGAGTACTATTTTATCAGGGATGTGGAGATTTTTACATTGGGGTCCGTTAACGGCATTGA GCATTATAAAAGTAATAACTTTAACTGCGCTTTATATGAACTCAATGTGGTGGCCGCCGAATGCCAGTTTGGGCGGCTTTATTAACCAGGGACTATTTTTGATGCTATCGTCATTAGCCACGTTTAACTATGTTATGGCGACTTTAACAGGACCTGGTTTACTGCctaaaaaatggaaaccaaaa AATCCGAATGATGTCGAtcaattacaattttgtaaaatttgtcaAGGCTACAAAGCGCCCCGTTCACACCACTGTCGCAAAT GCAATCGATGCGTTAAGAAAATGGATCATCATTGCCCGTGGATAAATCACTGTGTGGGCTGGGCAAATCACGCATATTTCACATACTTTCTCACGTTCGCCATTTTAGGCAGTTTTCAAGCGTCCATAATACTGGGCTTCTCCTTCTATCGCGGTGTACATCGCTATTGGTATCTGACGCACGGCTATGCGCATTTGGCCACAGTGCAATTCACAATGGCCACCATTATAATGACTATTATAGCCACCGGGTTGGCGATCGGTGTTGTCATTGCCTTGGGTATGTTGCTCTACATAcag CTTAAATCCATTCTAAAAAATCAGACGAGCATCGAGATGTGGATTGTGGAGAAGGCAATTTATAGGCATTACTGCAATCCAGACGATGATGATTTTGTGTATCCTTACGATTTGGGCTGGCAAGAGAATTTACGACAGGTGTTCAGCAAACGGCTTGTAGCAGCTGGTCAAGGCATTGTATGGCCTGTGCTGGAAGGTTGTGACCAATACACCTTAACG CGCGAGCAAATCGCACAAAAAGCAGAGAAGCGCGCACGCACCAAAACCTTTCGGTGTATACGTCCAGCAACAGGTCGCTTCCTACCACTCTTCTCACAAGGTTTGCGTGTCTGCTTGTCGCCACCATGTACTGATGAGGCACGTATTCGGCTCGAGCCTGGTGACGTAATCAAAGTAACACGTTTCCGCCAACATTGGCTGTTCGGCGAACGTGTAGTGTGTGATGCAGAGTTGAATATGCCCGATTTACAGCGCAAGGGGCCAATACGTGGATGGTTCCCGCGTCGTTGTGCTATCGAGCTAATACAACCTGAGGATTACTTTGACCAATCGGACGATGAAGCAGATAATGGTGGCTATCCTCAGTCAGAGTTGGTGACTAAAAGCACTACAGAACTGAATAGTATCCCAAATGGCGTgccaaatatatgtaataaatcgCTTGTCAATGGCGGAAGCAAGCCACAAAGTCAGAATGGTCAAAGAAAGAAGAACAAATGA